ACTCGTTCGCACCCGGCGACTGGCTGCTCCTGGGCACCGACCTGGTCAAGTCCGCCGACCGGTTGATCGCGGCGTACGACGACCCCGGCGGCGTGACCGAGCAGTTCGTCCGCAACGGGCTCCGCGTGCTCAACCGCGAGCTCGGTGCGGACTTCGACGAGGCCGCCTTCACCTACGTCCCGTTCTGGGACCCTCACATGCACCGCATGGACCTGCGGCTGCGCGCGGACATGCCCCAGCACGTCCACGTGCCCGGAGCCGCGATCGACTTCTTCCTGGCCAGCGGCGAGGAGATCCGGATGGAGATCTCGACGAAGTTCACCCGCGACACGGTGCGCGACGAGCTCGGAGCCGTGGGGCTCGAGGTGGTCCAGACCTGGACCGACGCCGCCGGCGACTTCGCGGTGACGCTCGCCCGCAAGCAGGCCGGCTGACACACGGCCCTGACCGCCGTGCCCGGGTCAGGGCAGGTCGACCCGGGACACGGCGGGGTTCAGAGGGACATGTGCTCCATGCCGAGGTACAGCCGGGCCATGGCGGACACGTGGTCGGCGGCGAAGTGGCGCTGCAGCGCGCGGTCACGCAGCGCGTTGTCGATCGAGCCCATGATCATCGACTGGTCGAGCACCAGGATCCGGTGCCCGACGGCACCCGTCGTCGGGTTCACAGCGTCGTAGAAGCCACGTGAGCCGTAGACGTCCGGGAACAGCTGCTTCAGCTTCATGATGTTCCGGTACGCCGCTCCCGGCGCCGGGTCGAGCGCGATGAACGACGCGTGCGGCGTCACCACCGACTCGTCGGCGCAGTCGGAGCACTGGGCGAGGCGCAGGTTGGGGTCGGCGGTCGTGGCCCCGGCCCCGTGGTAGGGGAAGGCCTTGCCGGCGACGCCGTACCCGGCGTACCCGCCCGTGTCGTCGGCGGTGCTCGAGGGCGACATGCCCCAGACCGGGTAGCCGAGCTGCTGGGTGGCGTACCGCTTCTGCACCTGGACGATCCGCTTGTCGGCCAGACCGAAGCTGTGGGTGCCCCACGACGTCTCCGGCACGACCTGGTTGACCATCAGGGCCTCGAACATGCCGCCCGCGAACGGCGGGATGTAGGTCAGGTCGGTTCCCGGGTAGCGGTAATGACCCTCCCAGACCGGGAACGTCTTGCCCGACTGCGGGTCGGTGATGTTCTGCCAGCTGCCCTCCATGGGCCACTGGCCCTGCCAGGAGAAGTCGGGGTCGTCCGCACAGTCGGCGAACGGCGCCGGCGGGGGCAGCTCGCGCCAGCTGCGCCACCACACGTTGCCGGGCATCTCGTGCCGGCCCATGCCGAGGTACGCCGAGATCCGCGGGTCCGAGTAGAGGGCGCCGTTGTGGTAGTAGTGGCCGCCGGTGTCGGTCTCCGGTGGGCTTCCCTTGTAGTAGCCGCCGTACATCTGGCCGGTCGGCTGGTTGCCCGGGATGTCGCGGTTGACGTTGCAGTGCGTCTCGGCGCGGGCGTCGTAGAAGATCGAGAAGTCCATCTGGCGCGACAGCCGGTCGGCGAGGGCCCGGGCCCCCGGGAACGCCTGGCGGGCCTCGACCAGCCCGGCGGCGTAGAGGCCGTTGTCCACGTTGGAGACGAACGAGCAGTTGTCGAAGGTGCCGCCGGTCGAGGCACAGTCGCCCTGGCCCGGGTTGAGCAGCACGTGTCCGTTGGAGGTGTCGTACCACTGGAACAGGAAGCCGTGGAACCGGTCCAGGCTGCTCACCTCGCGCAGCGTCTGGTTGGCCAGGTGGGTCGCGGTGGCCTTGCTCACGATCCCGAGATCGCTGGCCGAGACCAGGGCCATGAGGTACCAGCCCACGTTGGCCGACGAGGTGTAGGTGCCGCGGTCGGTCGGCGTCGCCGAGCCACCGGCGTAGGTGAGGTTGTCGAGCGGCAGGTGCGTGTGCGGGTCCACGTCGTCGGCATAGAACTTCCACGAGTCCCGGGCGATCGCCATCAGCTTGTCGCGCTGGGCCGAGGTCAGCCCGGTGTACGGCGCGACGCCGCCCCGGTGGGTGGTGCGCGCGGCGGAGCCGCTGCCCGACGTGGCGTCCGGGGCGTGCGCCTGAGCAGGGATCGCGAGCAGCCCGGCGGCCGCCATGGCCGCCGACGCCGCGAGCGCCCCGAGTCGTGTCCTGTTGCTCACTGGCTGTCTTCCTTCCGAGAACCCTCAGCCGGCGGCTGAGGGGGTGGCGACCGCGTCGAGCAGCGCCACGGTGTAGTCGTCCTGCGGATGCTGCAGGACGTGCTTGGTCTCGCCCTGCTCGACGACGCGACCGTGGTTGAGCACGAGGATCCGGTCGGTCACGACGCGGGCACTGAGCAGGTCGTGGGTGATGTAGAGCAGGCTCAGGCCGCGGTCGCGGCGGAGCTTCTCCAGCAGCCGCAGGACTCCGGCCCGCAGCGAGACGTCGAGCATCGAGACCGGCTCGTCGGCGATGATCAGCTGGGGGTCGCAGGCCAGGGCCCGGGCGATGACCACCCGCTGGCGCTGCCCCCCGGACAGCTGGTGCGGCAGCTTCGCGGCGTACTGCTCGGTGGGCGTGAGCCCGACCGTGTCCAGCAGCTCGTGCACCCGGTCGCGGGCCTGCCGCGCGTTCATGCCGAGGTAGTTCTGGCAGGGCCGGGAGACGATGTACTCGACGGTGTGCAGCGGGTTCAGGGCGCCGTAGGGGTCCTGGAAGACCAGCTGCACGTTGCCGTGGAACCGGCGCAGCGCCCGCCCCCGCAGGCGGTCGACCTGCACGTCTCCGAAGGTGATCGAGCCGGAGGTCGGTCGCTCGGAGGCCGTGACCAGCTTGGCGATGGTGCTCTTGCCGCTGCCGCTGGCTCCCACCAGCCCGACCGAGGCGCCGGGCTCCAGGGTGAACGAGACGTCGTCGACCGCGGTGACAGGTCCGCTGCCGCGGGACGTGTAGACCTTGCTGACGCCCTCGACGGTGAGGGCGGGGACCTGGGCCGTGCGATGGTCAGACAAGGCTGGGCTCCTCGCGGTCGCTCCGGCCGGCGCTCCCGGCGCGGACGTGGCAGGCAGCACGGCCGGCGCCGAGCGGCATCAGGTCGGGGTCGACCCTCACGCAGACGTCCTCGGCCAGGCTGCACCGCGGGGCGAATGCACAGCCGGACGGCGGCTGCGCCAGGTCGGGCGGCGATCCCGGGATCTCGCCGAGGTCGACGTCGTCGGCCCTTGGGTCGGCGTAGCAGCCCAGCAGGGCCTCGGTGTAGGGGTGGTGCGCCCCGCGCAGGAGCTCGGAGCTCGGCTGGTCCTCGGCGATCCGCCCGGCGTACATCACCAGCACCCGGTTGGTGGCCTCGAGCACGACCCCGAGGTCGTGGCTGATCAGGATGCCGGTGAAGCCGTTCTCCTGCTGGAGCTCGCGGATCGTCTGCATCACGGCCTTCTGCACGATCACGTCGAGGGCGGTGGTGGGCTCGTCGAAGACGATCAGCTTCGGGTCAAGGGACAGGGCCAGCGCGATCGAGACCCGTTGCCGCATGCCTCCGGAGAGCTCGTGGGGGTACCTGCCCAGCACGTCCGCGGGCAGCCGCACCTTCTCCAGCAGCTCGATCCCGCGACGGTGGACCGCTCCCCGCGAGACGTCCTCGCCGTCGCGCGCGTGGGCCTTGAGGATGTCGCGGAGGTGCCCCTCCACGCTGCGGACCGGACTGAGCGCGTTCATCCCGCTCTGAAGGACCAGGGCGATGCCGTTGCGGCGCTGCTCGCGCAGTGCCTCACCGTCGAGCGAGGCGAGGTCGACCCCGTCGAAGACGATCCTCCCGCCGGTCAGGCGGGCCGGCGGCTGGAGGAGCCGGGTCAGGGCGAAGCCGAGCGTCGACTTGCCGCAGCCCGACTCGCCGACGAGGCCGACGAACTCACCCTGCTCGAGGCTCAGGCTGACATCGCGGACGGCGTGCACCGCCGCGCCGCCGGGCTGTTGGTAGGTGACGCTGACGTCGGTCGCCTCGAGGATGGTCGCCATCACTTCTCCCGCAGTCTGGGGTTGGAGAGGGCGTCCACGCCGAAGTTGATCAGCGTGAACGAGACCGCGAGCAGCGCGATCATCAGGCCGGGCGCGAAGACCAGCACCCACTGCCCCGTGAGCAGCGCGTTCTGCTGCTGGGCGTAGTAGAGGATCGTGCCCCAGCTGACCGTGTTGGGGTTGCCGAGGCCGAGGAACTCCAGGCTCGCCTCCGCCATCACTGCCGCGGTCGCCGCGCCGAAGAAGCTGCCGGCGACCAGCGAGGTCATGTTCGGCAGGATCTCCCGGAACACGATCCGGAACAGGCCCTCCCCGGAGAAGACCGACGAGGTCACGAAGTCGCGCTCCCGGATCGAGGTCGCCTGGCTCCGCACCACCCGGGCGCCGGTGGCCCAGGAGGTGAAGGCGACGACCAGCACGATGGTCCAGATCGAGCGGCTCGGGACGTAGGCGGCAAGGATGATCATCAGCGGCAGGCCCGGGATCACCAGCGCCAGGTTGGTGAAGAAGCTGAGCACCTCGTCGACCGCACCGGGCCGGTAGCCCGCCACCAGGCCGATCGTGACCGCGATCAGGGTGGCCACGGCACCGGCCACCAGCCCGACCAGCAGCGAGACCCGGGCGCCGTACACGATCTGCGAGAAGACGTCCTGGCCGTTGCCGGTGGTGCCGAACCAGTTGCTCGACGAGGGGTTCTGGTACGGCGTGAAGTCGGTGGAGCTCGGCGAGTGGTTGGCGATCAGCGGCGCCAGCACGGCGATCAGGATGAACAGCGTGAGCAGCACGATGCCGATCCGGGCCTTGCCGTTGGACCACAGGGTGCCGAACGCGCGGGCCAGGAAGAGCAGCGGGCCGGGCAGCCGGGACTCCGAGGCGGGCTTGGAGACCACGACCTTCGTGCCCGGGTCGCTGGTCGGCGGTGTCGCGGAGGTCAGCAGGCTCATGAGCGGCGCACCCTCGGGTCGAGACGGACGTAGAGGAGGTCGACGACGAAGATCGCGACCAGCATGCTGATGCTGATCACCAGGAACAGCGCCTGCATCAGCGGGAAGTCGTGGTTGGTCACCGCGATGTAGAGCAGGTTCCCGAGGCCGGGGTAGCTGAACACCCCTTCGACCAGCACCGAGCCGCCGATCACCGCGCCCAGCGACAGCCCGAAGGCGGTCACGTTGGGCAGCAGAGCGTTGCGGGCGGCGTACTTCAACGCGATCGTGCGGCGCCGCAGCCCGTTGGCCTCGGCGAAGGTCACGTAGTCCTCACCGAGGGTGTTGATCATGTTGTTGCGCATCCCGAACACCCAGCCCGACAGCGAAGTGATCGCCAGGGTCAGCGCCGGAAGGAAGCTGTGCGAGACGGCGTTGGCCAGGAAGCTGAGACCGAGGTTCGGCGTCAGCCCCGGGCTGTAGCCCCCCTTGATCGGGAAGGCGTTGAGCTTGAACGCGAAGACGAACAGCAGCAGCAGCCCCAGCCAGAACGGCGGGAACGCCGCGAACAGCGTGGCACCCACCGTCACGGTGGCGTCGGACTTGGTGCCGCGCCGCCACCCGGCGTACACCCCGAGCAGGGTGCCGACCACGAACGCCACGATCGTGGTGATCCCGACCAGCAGCAGCGTCCACGGCAGCGCGGTCAGGATGGTGTGCGCGACCGTCTGGTTGGGGAAGGAGTACGACGACCCGAACCGGAAGCGGGCCGTGTTCGCGAGGTAGTCGACGTACTGCGAGATGAAGCTCCCGTGCGGGGAGCCGAGCTGGATCTCGATCGCACGTCGCTGCGCGTTCGTGACCGGCTGGCCCCCCTGAGAGAGTTTCGCGATGGCGGCGTCCACGGGCGACCCCGGCATCAGCCGCGGCAGCAGGAAGTTCATCGTCACCGCGGCCCAGAGCGTGACCACGAAGAGAATGGTCTTGCGGAGGACGTAGTTCATGACGTGAGCTCCCTGCTGCCGACGGTCATGGTCAGCCCACGCTCTTCAGGTGCGTGACAACGGTGAGGATCGCGTTGTTGTAGCTCGTCGGCAGCGTGTACGGGTCGCTCTGCGACGGCCAGCCGGTGAAGTTCTTCGTCGAGAAGAGCCCCCAGCTGCCGCCGTAGTACATGAGGACGACCGGGACCTGGCTGTACATGATCTTCTGGAGCTGGTCGGTCGCCTTCTGCTGCTGCGCATGGCTGGTGGCACCGGCCAGCTTCGCCAGCGCGGCGTCCACCTGCGGGTTCTTGTACCGCTCGAAGTTGTTCGCGGTGGCGGTGCCGATGGGCGCCGCGAACGCGCTGTTCAACGTGTTGTTGAAGTCGGTGTAGGGGTCACCCGTGCCGCCGTAGCCACCGAAGGCGGCATCGAACTTCCCGCTCTGCGTGGCGCTGGTGTACGGCGTGGCCTGCGGGGTGTCGAGAGTGACCTTGATGCCGATGGCACCCAGCTGGTTGACGACCTCCTTGCCGGCCGCGACCCAGTCGCTGTAGTTGGCCGGCATCATGATCGACATCGCGACCTGGTTCCCCGAGGAGTCGAGGAGCTTGCCGCCGGACTGGTGGTAGCCGGCCTTCTGGAACTCCTTGAGCGCATCGGCGGTGTTCTGGGTGATGTTGCCGTTGGCGGGGATCTGCGGGTCCAGCCACTTCTGCAGGTTGGGCAGGATCAGCCCCGACTGGCTGGCGCCGGTCGTGTAGCCGTTGACCGCCTTCTGTGCGATCTGGTCCCGGTTCAGCGCCAGGCTGATGCCGCGCCGGAAGTCGACGTTCTGGTACTGCGGCTTGGTCTGGTTGAGGAACAGTCCGATCGTGCCGCCGGGCGGGAACCAGTAGATGTTGTGGCTCGAGTCCTTGCTCACGTAGGTCTTCTGCACGTCGGGCAGGTAGTTGTAGGACCAGTCGAACTTGCCGCTGGTCACGTCGAGCTGGTTGGTCGACTGGTTGCTCGACTGCGCCGGCATCACGACCTCGGTCGGCGCGATCTTGCTGGCCTGCCAGTACTGGGGGTTCTTCTTCAGCGAGTACTGCGTCGGCGCGAACTTGTCGAGCATGAAGGGACCGGTGCCGACCGGGCTGGTGTTGGCGAACTTCTCCGGGTCGGACACGTTGGCCCACAGGTGCTGCGGGACGATCACCTGGCCGGCCAGGACGCCGACGAAGGGCACGTTCGGCTGCTTGAACTTCACGGTCACGCTGTCGCTCGACGCCGAGACGCTCTTGATCTGGGTCCAGATCCCGTTGGAGTCCAGCGCCGGGTCCTTCTTCAGCAGGTCGTAGGTGAAGACGACGTCCTGCGGGGTGAAGGGCTTGCCGTCGCTCCAGGTCACGCCCTTGCGGATCTTGAACACCACGGTGGTCGGGTTCTTGAACGTGTGACCGGTCGCGAGGTACGGCGTGAACGAGCCGTCGATCGGGCTGCGGATCTCCAGCGGCTCGTACATCAGCTGGGCGCCGTGCAGCTCGGTCGGGATGACGAGCGGGTTGAAGTTCTCCACCAGCTGTGGGTTCCCCGCGTCGCCTTGGATCGTCAGCGTGGTCCCACCGGCGGCGCCGGTGTTGTTGTCGCTGCCCGCGCAGGCTCCCAGAGCCAGGGCGGACACGACGAGCAGCGACGACGCGAGCGCGGTCGACCTCGTCCGAGAGTGGTACTTCATCGGGTTTTCTCCTCAGGGTTCGCCGACGGTTGTCCGTCGCCGGTGCGGCGGGGCGCCGCCTTCAGTCGGATCCGGACCACGCCCGGCTGCGGCAGCGTGACGCTGACCGAGCCGGACCCGGATGCGGCGACGAGGTCGTCGACCTCGTCGATGTGCAGGTGGTCGGCCTCGCGGAGGCGGGCCCACTCGGCCTGCTCGGGCCAGTCGGCGCCGCTCGCGACGCTGCCGATGTTGGAGTGCTCGCCGTCGACGCGGGCGACCTCGACGGCGTACCGGTCCGACGACAGGCCGGCCAGGGCGACGGTGACCTCGCGGACCAGCCGTGGGTCGCCGTGCATGAGATCGGCGTTGACGGTGCCGTTCCAGACCAGGACGTCGACCGTGCCGTCGTCGTGGCGGGTGGCCCACGACCGCACCAGCACGTCGGCGCCGTCCCCCTCGAGGGTGCTGGGCAGCACCTGGTCGCCCTGGTGCGCGGCGAGGTGCAGCGCCCAGTAACGCGGCTTGCGCAGGTTGCCGAGGGTCAGCAGGCCGAAGCCGTCGTGGAAGAGCCGCGGTGCCCGCCCGAGCTCCTCGAAGTGGTCGCTGACCACCCAGTACGCCAGTGCCTTGAGCCGACCTTGGGCGCTCTGCATCCCGCTGAGGACGAACGGTGCGCCCGCGACCCCGTCGTGGATGGGGCCGAAGTGCGTCGAGCCGACGCCCCACTCGGTCCACAGGATGTCGGCGCCGCCGAAGCCGTGGTGCTCGAGCACGCCCCGGAAGTCCAGGGGCAGGTTGCCGTAGGTGTGAGTCGTCGCGAGCTCCAGCGGCAGTGCGTGCTTCTCGGCGTACGCCGCCAGCGCCTCGACCCACTCCGAGGCCGCGGTCGAGGGGCCGCCGACCGTGAGCCGCGCGTCGACGTCCTTGATCGCGCGAGCCGCCTCCTCGTACAGGCGGAGGTAGTCGTCCTGGGTGCCGGTCCAGAAGACCTCGAGGTTGGGCTCGTTCCACACCTCGAAGCCCCAGCCGGCGACCTCGTCGACGCCGTACCGCTCGACGAGGTGCGCGGCGAGCGCGCCCACCGTCTGGTGCCACTCGGACCACTCGCGGGGCGGCGAGATGATCCCGCGGTACTCGAAGACCGTCTGCTCGAGGTCACGGGCGATCGCCGCCGGCATGAAGCCGAGCTCGACCACCGGATGGATGCCGAGCGCCAGGATCTGGTCGTAGAGGTCGTCCACGATCGTGAAGTCGAAGGCCAGGGAGCCGTCGTCGGCGCGGGTCACGACGTGGTTGTCGTCGTGCAGGATCGCGTGGGCACGCACGGCGGTCACGCCGAGGTCGGCGTGCGCGATCCGCAGCGCCTCGGTGAACTCCTCGCCGATCGGGTGGCCGTTGCCCAGGTCGCCGAACCGGAGCTGGGTGAGCCGCTCGGAGCCGACCAGCCACCACACGCGGTCCAGCTCGCCGGCGTCACCCGCAGCGTCCACGGAGACGGTCAGCTCACCACCCGCGTGGCCGCTGGTCGTGCCGTCGACCGGGTCGCTCCAGTGCCAGACGGGGTGCTCGTTGCCGAGCACGGCCCCGACCCGGTAGCGGTAGGTGACGTCGTCCTCCACGCCGGTGTCGGCGAACGCGACGTCGACCACAGCGGGCACGTCGCTGCCGCCGTGGGACACGATCGCCGGCTCGTCCTCCGGGTCGCCGCTACGGCCGCGCTCGAGGACGTAGCCGGCGGCACCGCGGACCGGCTGCCACTCGAGCCTCACGAAACCGTTGCCCGGGCTCGCGGACAGGCCCGTCGGCGCCGGCAGCTCGGAGGCCGGGTCGGCCTCCGTGGTCTCGGTCAGCCGGCGGTAGATACGCCGCTCCCAGTCGGCCCGGGCATCGTCCTCGGGCGCGGCCACGGCTTCGGGCTCGAACCCGGTTCCGGCGTGCGGTGTCTCGGTCACTTCTGTCCTCCTCGAGCGGAGCAGCCACAGCTCGCGCGGAGCACGAGCTCGGTGGGCAGCACGGTGGTCTGGCGGGGGCCGGTCCGGTCGGCGAGCCGCGACAGCAGGGTCCCGACCGCGGTCTCACCGATGTCGCGCATCGGCTGGCGGACGGTGGTCAGCGTCGGTCGGACGTGCCGGCTGGTGGCGATGTCGTCGAAGCCGGTGACCGCCACGTCGGCGGGTACCCGGAGCTTGTGGCGACGCAGGACCGTCAGGGCGCCGATCGCCATCTCGTCGTTGCCGAGCACGATCGCGCGGGGCGGCGTACGACGGGCGGCCAGCAGTGCCTCCACCGCCTCGGCGCCGCCGGACTCGGTGAAGTCTCCATGCGCTTCGGGGGCGTCGGGCACCTCGAGTCCCGCCGCGAGCAGCGCATCCCGGAAGCCGACGAAGCGCTCTCTCGAGTCCGGCGATCGTCGCGGCCCGGCCACGAAGGCGATGTCGTCGTACCCGTGGGTCGAGGTCAGGTGGCTCGCGAGTGCTGCCGCGCCACCGCGGTTGTCGGCGCCGACGAAGTCCAGCCGGTGCGGAGCCGTGTGGGTCGCCATCATCACCACCGGCACGCGGGTCGAGATGTCCGCGAGGTCCTTGGCCGCGAGGCTCCCGGCCATCACGACCATGCCGTCGACCTTGCCGACCACCGACCGCGCCAAGTCGAGACCCTCCCGACCGCGGGTGGCGGCGATCAGGATGGCGTCGCCGGCCAGGGTGGCCGCGCGCTCGGCGCCGCGGATGACCTGGTCGACGTACAGCGCGGACTCACTGCCCGGGCCGTCGTCGCCGAAGTCGGGGAAGAGCAGCCCGACGATGCCGGCCCGGCGGCGGGCGAGACTGCGAGCCGAGTGGTTGGGCACCCAGCCGAGCCGGGCAGCGACCTCGAGGACCGAGTCACGTGTGGTGGCGCTGAACCCGGTCCCGTCGTGCATCACCCGCGAGACGGTGGCCGTCGAGAAGCCGCTCATCCGAGCGACTTCGTAGATCGTGGCCTTGTCGTTCACGTTGCGCTTCGACTCCCGAGATTGAGTAACCGCTTACGTTCCGCAACCGGTTACGTTGCCAGCAAGTTGCGGACCTGTCAACGGTTCCGCTCGAGGTGGGTGGGTAGCCTGACCGAAAAGGGGGCCACCGATGGCAGTCCGACCGACCCGCGCAGTCGAGATCTCGCGCGCCCAGCCGAACTCGTTCGCCCAGCAGCTGTTCACCGGTCTGCCCCGGCGCTACGACCTGCTCGAGGCGGTGCTGTCCTTCGGTCAGAACCACCGGTGGCGCACCGCGATGGTCGACGCCGTCGTCCACTCCTCCCCCGCCCCGCAGCGGGTGCTCGACGTGGCCACCGGCACGGCGGGGGTCGCGCTGATGCTCACCGAGCGCAGCGGCGCCGACGTCACCGGCGTGGACCTGACCGAGCAGATGCTGCGCGGCGGCCTCGAGCGCGTGCGCGAGGCCGGGCGTGCGGACCGGATCCGGCTGGTCAACGGCCGGGCGGAGCAGCTGCCGTTCGCCGACTCGACGTTCGACGCGATGACGTTCACCTACCTCCTGCGCTACGTCGCCGACCCGGCGGCCACGGTGCGCGAGCTGGCCCGCGTGGTGCGGCCGGGCGGCACCGTCTCGTCGCTGGAGTTCTTCGTCCCCTCGCCCCCGGTGTGGCTGCCGCTGTGGCGCCTCTACACCCGCATCGTGCTGCCGCTCGGCGGCTTCGTCGGCGGCGGCTGGGCCTGGGCGAAGGTGGGGCGCTTCCTCGGGCCCTCCATCGAGGAGCACTACAAGAGCTACTCCGTGGCCGCGCACGTGGCCATGTGGGAGGCCGCGGGACTGGTCGACGTCCACGCCCGGCCGATGAGCCTGGGCGGTGGCCTGGTGATGTGGGGACGCAAGGCCGATGCCTGAGCCGGGGAACCTCAGCCCGGCTTTCTACGCACGGCGCGGCGGCGCCGTCTCGGACTGGTGGACACTGCTGCACCCGCCGTACACCCTGTGGCACCTCAGCTACGTCGTCCTTGGCGCCGCGATGGCACCGCACCTCGACCGCACCGCGCTGGTGTGGAGCGTGGTCGCGTTCTTCCTCGCGGTCGGCGTGGCCGCACACGCCTTCGACGAGCTCCAGGGGCGTCCGCTGGGCACCCGGATCCCGGACCTGACCCTGCGGGTGGTCGGAACCGTCGCGCTGGTCGCCGCGTGCGGTCTCGGCATCGCGGGAGTCTTCCGCCACGGCTCGGTCGACTGGCTGCTGCTCGCATCGGTGCCGATCGGCGTGGTGCTGCTCGTGGGTTACAACCTCGAGCTGTTCGACGGCCGGCTGCACAGCGATGCGGTCTTCGCCTGGGGGTGGGGCGGCTTCCCGGTCGTGGTCGGGTTCCTCGCGCAGCGACCCGACCCCGCGTGGTCCTCGGTCACCGCGGCCGGGCTGGCCACGCTCGCCGGCGTCGGTACGTCGTACGTCCAGCGCAGCCTGAGCACGCCGGCGCGGGCGCTGCGTCGACGCACCTCCCAGGTCACCGGTGCGATCCGCCGGCACGACGGCAGCGTCCTCGACCTCGACCTCGCCACTCTGCTCCGTCCACTGGAGAACGCCCTCCGGGCGTTGTCGTGGGTGGTGCCCGCTGTCGCTGCCGCCGCACTCGTCGCCCGACTGTGAGACCGGTGCCGCTGGCGCCGTGGCGGCGC
This genomic window from Nocardioides cynanchi contains:
- a CDS encoding class I SAM-dependent methyltransferase, with translation MAVRPTRAVEISRAQPNSFAQQLFTGLPRRYDLLEAVLSFGQNHRWRTAMVDAVVHSSPAPQRVLDVATGTAGVALMLTERSGADVTGVDLTEQMLRGGLERVREAGRADRIRLVNGRAEQLPFADSTFDAMTFTYLLRYVADPAATVRELARVVRPGGTVSSLEFFVPSPPVWLPLWRLYTRIVLPLGGFVGGGWAWAKVGRFLGPSIEEHYKSYSVAAHVAMWEAAGLVDVHARPMSLGGGLVMWGRKADA
- a CDS encoding LacI family DNA-binding transcriptional regulator, which translates into the protein MNDKATIYEVARMSGFSTATVSRVMHDGTGFSATTRDSVLEVAARLGWVPNHSARSLARRRAGIVGLLFPDFGDDGPGSESALYVDQVIRGAERAATLAGDAILIAATRGREGLDLARSVVGKVDGMVVMAGSLAAKDLADISTRVPVVMMATHTAPHRLDFVGADNRGGAAALASHLTSTHGYDDIAFVAGPRRSPDSRERFVGFRDALLAAGLEVPDAPEAHGDFTESGGAEAVEALLAARRTPPRAIVLGNDEMAIGALTVLRRHKLRVPADVAVTGFDDIATSRHVRPTLTTVRQPMRDIGETAVGTLLSRLADRTGPRQTTVLPTELVLRASCGCSARGGQK